One Vanacampus margaritifer isolate UIUO_Vmar chromosome 20, RoL_Vmar_1.0, whole genome shotgun sequence DNA window includes the following coding sequences:
- the xrcc2 gene encoding DNA repair protein XRCC2: MTESGAKLFARLDGHKSVHDIEPRLFPQNTQSGPGALVELYGMEGTGKTELLYHFLCRAILPDDAGGLQLDVLFIDTDYSLDMLRLVSILDARLAGAAGSSSSPRQQEARVRACISRLLVAHCSSSWQLLVTLHTLEARLASQPSLALVLLDSASAFYWPDRGGGGASVAKQEENLSKCSQLLAALLRDYQISIFASCHANRRHCSHASSSSHSHLCRPWQQLITHRLLCSRQEVALTEGSEERPKGHIFSVHCTSTSSGSKAYRNGSFRVGDGGLEFV; the protein is encoded by the exons ATGACTGAGAGTGGCGCGAAG CTGTTCGCTCGTCTTGATGGCCACAAAAGTGTTCATGACATCGAACCTCGCCTCTTTCCACAGAACACACAATCCGGACCCG GTGCGCTGGTGGAGCTGTATGGGATGGAGGGGACTG GTAAGACGGAGCTGCTTTACCACTTCCTGTGCCGTGCCATCCTCCCCGATGACGCTGGCGGCCTGCAGCTTGACGTGCTCTTCATCGACACCGACTACAGTCTGGACATGTTGAGGCTCGTCAGCATACTGGATGCCAGGCTTGCCGGCGCCG CCGGATCGTCCAGCTCGCCACGGCAGCAGGAggcgcgtgtgcgcgcgtgcatcTCCCGTCTGCTGGTGGCGCACTGCAGCTCTTCGTGGCAGCTGCTGGTCACCCTGCACACGCTGGAGGCCCGCTTGGCATCCCAGCCCAGCCTGGCGCTCGTCCTCCTAGACAGCGCGTCGGCGTTCTATTGGCCAGACCGCGGTGGGGGCGGGGCCAGCGTGGCCAAGCAGGAAGAAAATCTGAGCAAATGTTCGCAGCTATTGGCCGCGCTGCTCCG GGATTACCAGATCAGCATCTTTGCTTCCTGCCACGCCAACAGGAGACACTGCAGCCACGCCTCCTCATCTTCGCACTCTCACCTGTGTCGCCCCTGGCAACAGCTGATCACTCACCGCTTGTTGTGCTCCAGACAGGAAGTTGCTTTGACAGAAGGCAGCGAGGAGCGCCCCAAAGGTCACATCTTTAGCGTGCACTGCACGTCCACGTCATCCGGGAGCAAAGCGTACAGAAACGGCTCCTTTCGTGTCGGGGACGGCGGCCTGGAATTTGTCTGA